The sequence GCTCGGACTGCTGCAGCTGAAAAAGCAGTTGCATGGACCGGTAACGTCGATGTGTTCGTAAACAACGCGGGCATCTCGCAGCGGTCGCAAGCGATCAATACGCCCATGAAAGTCTACCACGACATCATGGACATCGACCTGCTCGCGCCGATTGCGCTGACGCAGGCATTGCTGCCACATATGGTCGAGCGCGGCAGCGGAAAGCTGATCTTCATGTCCTCCATAGCGGGTAAGGTCGGCGTTCCCATGCGCACAGCCTATTGCGCAGCGAAACACGGTCTGATCGGATACGCTGACGCGCTGCGGGGCGAATTGTCGAATAAAGGCGTCGATGTGCATGTGATCGCCCCCGGATCAGTTGCCACAGACGTCGCACGCAACGCCTTGAATGCCGCAGGCGAAAAACGCGGCGTTAGCGACCGCGCGATTGATAATGGCATTCCGGTCGATGAAGCAGCAGCCGAGATCATCACAGGCGTCGAAGCAGGCCAGCGCGAGATAATTGTCGCGCGCGGTTTTGAACTGGCCATGGGCGAAATGCGGCGGACACAAGACCAGCTCTTCGACCAGATCGCAGGCATGGTCGCGGAAGGCTATATTGAGAAAATGGAAGCGCAAGACTGATGGCCAATGTGATGGAAACTCCTCAGACGCGCGTCAACCTCGCCAGTGGTATTGAACTCGATGTCTTGGACGTTGGACCGAAAGACGCGCCGGTTCTGATCTTTTTGCATGGCTTTCCTGAAAGTCACCGCACGTGGCGCCACCAGATTGCACATTTTTCCGACCATTTCCGCTGCATCGCGCCGGACCAACGCGGATATCGCGGGTCGTCTGCGCCGCAGGACGCTGAAAGCTACACTCCGGACAAACTGATCGGCGATGTCTTCCAGATGGCCGATGCGCTGGGTGTCGATAAGTTCACCATCGTAGGCCATGATTGGGGCGGCGCGATTGCATGGGGTACAGCGCTGGCCGGACAGATGATGGGCCGCGTTACGCGCGCCATCATCGCCAATGCGCCGCATCCGGTGATCTTCTCAAACCTGCTGTACACGAACAAGAACCAGCGCGAGGCGAGCCAGTATATGCGCGCCTTCCGCGATCCGGCGCATGATGCGCTGGTGCGTGACCACGGCCTGACCGCGTTACTACAGAAGGTAGTGAAATGGGATCGCTCTGACGCGATGGAACCAGAAGAACGCGCCGCATTGTTGGAGGATTGGTCAAAGCCCGGAACAGGCGCTGCGATGCTCAATTGGTATCGCGGCACCCCGCTAGTGGTGCCGCCAGCGGACGCTCCATATGAGCTACCGGCAGATTACACGCCGCCTCAAGTTCCCAAGCTAAGCCTGCCGACACTGGTAATCTGGGCGATGGACGATCTGGCTTTGCCTGCCAAGAATCTCGACGGGTTGGAGCAGTTTGTCGAAGATTTGACGCTCGTCAAAGTGCCCGGCTGCGGTCACTTCGTTCCATGGGAAGCGCCAGAAAAGTTCAACGCCGCGATGGAAACATTTCTGGCGAGCTAGACGCCGAACCAATCCACCCATGCGCCATGCGGATGCGCGCAACCGAGTAACTTGGCCTCGCCGCCGCTAGGCCAATATCGCACGTGCAATTCATGACGGAATGTTGCGCGGTTGGTCTCCAGCGTTAGCCAAGCCAGCGGGCGTTCGGCAGTGGCTTTCGCACCTGCAGCCTCCATCGCCGCTTCAATTTCGGCGCGGATCTCTGCCGGAATATATTGCCAGACAATCGAGTGAAACAAAACACGGGTGACACCCGCTTCCTGCGGTTCGCTCAGCCGCTTGGCGACCCACGCCCCCGCATCCATCTTCACCACATCAGGCCTTTTGTCTTGAGCAAACCCGATGGCTGCGTCTATCCGGCCGATCCGCTCAGTAACCTCGGGCCAGACGTAACTTTTCAGCCGTAATCCCATCTCTGGCTGCGACAGATCGATAGGCGTTAGATCGCAACCCTGTATCGAGACAATTTCGACCGGATTATCCGGCGGCGGTGGCCCTTCCCATTCCGGCTTGATCTGCATGGGGGAACCCGCAACGCCTGCCTTCACTCCGCCCAGATCAAACCCAAAGCGCTCCATCATCGTGTTCACGCCCGCGCTGGAGCCTAGCTCGTTGAGCTCAAAACGCGGCCCGACCTTACCCCACAGCCACATCAGCCCGGCCATTATGCTGGCAGAGCGGCCGGCTTCGTTAGTTTGCGGCGGCCCGTCCAGCCACGGCAATAGGCGTTCGTCATGCCGCTGCACCATTGCAGAGACGATGTTATCGACCTGATCCTGATCGATAATTTCGCCCGAATAGACGGTCCGTAGACTGCGGTCCGTATCGGTCAGCAGCAAATTGTGTAATCCGCCCGCCAGCCTCAGCGGCAGCGCGTCTTCGATCACATTACCCGGCCATTCGCGCATCCGCGTACCAGTGGCCGTATCGCCCTCGACTACGCGCAGTTGAGCGAGCACGACGCGCGCCGTGCATTCGGCCCCGGCCTTCGCCGCATGCTCCGCCTGCCAGCGGATTCCGGCGGCAACGTCTTTCATCTGCATCAAGTCTTGCGCCATTTCGCGTTGCCCTTTCCGGCTGTAGTCACTATCTGCTGCGCCATGGCCGACAATTCTTTATCTCAGCTAACCTTCGCGATCCCAAAGGGGCGCATCCTCGAAGAGGCGCTGCCCGTCATGGCGCGTGCCGGTGTCGTGCCCGAGGAAGCTTTTCACGACAAGGGCAACCGCGCCCTGTCATTTGCAACCACGCGCACCGATATGCGGCTCATCCGCGTGCGCGCGTTTGATGTAGCGACTTTCGTAGCACATGGCGCAGCCCATGTCGGCATTGTCGGCTCTGACGTGATCGAAGAATTTGACTATTCTGAGCTTTACGGTCCGGTCGATCTCGACATCGGCCACTGCCGCCTGTGCGTTGCCGAGCCTGCTGAAGGCCGCGGCGATGATGGAAATGCTAGCCACATGCGCGTTGCCACCAAATATCCTCACCTCACCCAGCGCTATTTCGAGCAGCAGGGCATTCAGGCCGAATGCGTCAAGTTGAACGGCGCGATGGAGCTGGCTCCCGGACTTGGCCTCGCCAGCCGGATCGTCGATCTCGTTTCAACCGGCAAAACCATGCGCGACAACGGTCTAGTCGAAACGGCCACGATCATTCCCGTGAGCGCACGTTTGATCGTAAACCGCGCTGCGCTAAAAACCGATCCGCGCGTTGCTGAACTGGTCGAAGCATTTCGCGCTGAAACAGCCAAGCAAGACGCCGCCTGATGCGTTTGCTCAAATCAACCGATGCAGATTTCGAGCGGGACTTTGCCCGTATTGTATCTGACCGGCGTGAAACCGACGGCGATGTATCGCGCGAAGTTGCGACGATCCTGAACAAGGTGCGTGCGACCGGTGACGCCGCATTGGTCGAATTTAGCGCCCGCTTCGACAAGCACCGCCTCAGCACGGATGACGATTGGCAAATTTCGGCGGAAGCATGCCGCGAGGCATTCGAAGGCCTTGATGCTGAATTGCGCGACGCGCTGACGCTCGCTGCCGACCGGATTCGCGCTTATCATGCAGACCAACTGCCAAAGGACCGCGACTGGACTGACGATGCGGGTCTACGCCTCGGTGCGACGTGGCGCGCCGTCGACGCGGCAGGACTATATGTTCCGGGCGGCCGCGCTAGCTATCCCTCATCGCTGTTGATGAATGCAATTCCCGCACGCGTTGCAGGGGTCGAACGGCTGGTAGTCGTTACCCCAACGCCCAAAGGCGCAATAAACCCGCTGGTCCTCGCTGCGGCGCATCTTGCCGGAGTGGATGAAATCTGGCGCATCGGCGGCGCGCATGCGGTCGGCGCGCTTGCTTATGGCACCGAACGGATCAACGCGGTCGATGTGATTACCGGGCCCGGCAATGCCTGGGTTGCGGAGGCCAAGCGTCAGCTATTCGGCGTTGTCGGCATTGATATGGTTGCCGGCCCGAGCGAAATTCTCGTCATCGCTGACAATCAGAACGATCCCGACTGGATAGCTGCCGACCTGCTCAGCCAAGCCGAGCATGATCCCGTGGCGCAATCGATCCTGATTACCGATGATGCCGCTTTTGCCCAGCAAGTCGAAGACCGGATCGACGTCCAGTGCTCCATGCTCGCAACCCAGAAGGTCGCCCGCGAAAGCTGGGACAAATATGGCGCGGTGATCATCGTTGGTGATCTTGCCGCAGAAGCCCCTCGCCTCGCTAATATGCTCGCCGCCGAGCATGTCGAGCTCGCAATTGACGATGCCGAAGTCATGGCCAAAGAAATCCGCCACGCTGGCAGCATCTTCCTTGGCCGAAACACACCCGAAGCAGTCGGCGATTATGTTGCCGGGCCGAACCACGTATTACCTACGGGCCGCCGGGCGCGTTTTGCCTCCGGCTTGTCAGTGCTCGATTTCATGAAACGGACAAGTTTCATTCGTTGCGACGCGGAAGGGCTGGCCAAAGTCGGCCCCGCCGCTGCCCGCCTCGCCCTTGCCGAAGGCCTTCCCGCCCACGCTAAATCCATAGAATTGCGGCTCAAATGAACCAGACACCTCCCCGCTCGCAAGCTCGCTCGGCTGCACGCCTCGCTGCAGTGCAGGCGCTGTACCAGTGGCATATGGAGGGCACCTCGCTCGCCAAACTGCTCGACGAATTTCACCAGCACCGGCTCGGCGCGGAGATCGAAGATGATCAATATGCCGAGGCCGAAACCGACTTCTTCGACGATCTGGTTCAAGGCACAGTTCGCCGTCAGGAAGAAATCGACACACTGCTTGAAGACAGGCTGGCCGATGGCTGGTCGATCAAACGGCTCGATAAAACCATGCTGCAAATCCTGCGCGCTGGTGCTTACGAGCTGCTAGCCCGCCAAGATGTGCCAAAGCGCAGCGCAATCAGCGAATATGTCGATGTAGCCCATGCCTTCTTTGACGAGCGCGAGGCGAAATTCGTCAATGGCATCCTCGACGCGATTGCCAAAGCAGTACGCTAAACAAAGTTGACAGCATCGCAGCCTTAGCTACTTGTGACTACATCTGTAGTCACAAGGGACGTTACGCGATGATCCGGTTGTTTACCCCCGCTCTGATATTGATAGCCTCACCGTGTTTCCCCTTGCATGCGCAGGAGACTACAACGCTTGCCGATCCTGAAGCTGGCACCGGGCTATGTGAGGCCGATTGGCAGACCTACTTTAACGATCCTAGCTTGATGTGCGTTTCAACCGATGACGGCGCGTCCATCGCCCGTAGCCATGAAGTGCAACTGCTTGCGAGTGCAATGGACTATGCCCATGCCTCGTTCAGCCGCTACTTTGCGCCGCCAGACGAGCGCGTTGCGATTGTTGCCACACCTACTTTCACTGCAGAACAACGAACGTTTCTCGAACGCTTTGGATATCTGCCGCTCTCGTGGATCGACGACACTTCTCGCGCAGAAATGCGGCGCAGTTCGGTGAGGCGTCAGGTCGAGGCGCAGATAAGCGCATTACCGCAGGCGAAGCGCGACGCGATCATGGCACAAGCATTGGCTCAATTACCGGAACCGAATTCTTCCCTCGAGGCACCAGATGCGAAGGAATTGGGCGCGGCCTCACACGAGGCGGGCCACCTGCTTCTAAAAGCGTTCTTCGGTGATCAACCTGAACTTGAAAGCCAATTCCGGCGATACGGATCAGTCGGCCCTGATTGGCTGGACGAAATTGCCGCTGTTCTGGCGGAGAATGACGAGCTCACGAGTGCCCGATATGCGTCGGCCAGCCGAAGCCTTGCCGAGGGTAAGTCTGTACCTGCATACCAACTCGCCGACTATCTGGAGATGGAGCACCCGTCACTCGGCGCAGCGCAGAAGATGATGGCGCGCCGTAAACTCAACGGGACCGGCACAACGCAACGCACCATCATGCTTAGCGGTGACGATGCAAAGAAATTTCTGGCAGAAAGCGGCGGCGATCCGGTGCAGTTCTATATTCAGTCGCGGCTATTCGCCGACTACATGATCGCAAAGACCGGCAACGAAGCCATTTTCCTGCCGATCACGACTCATATTCGTGATGGCGGGACTTTCGGCGAATGGCTTGAGGCTGAAGGACGCCAGCATGGTTTGCCCAGCACAGTCTCCTTATTGCAGGCCGATTGGCAGGACTGGGCAGAGAAGCGTTTGACAGCCGCGAACTGATAGCCGACCAAGCGGGCGTGTCCGGAGAACTCGACTTCATCGCAGCCCTGCGCGGCATTGCCACCCATCCCGCTGCACGTGGCCTGACCGATGATGCGGCGGTGCTGAAGGTAGGCGGTGAAACGCTCGTCTTAACGCACGACATGATGGTCGAGGGCGTTCATTTCCTCTCCACCCAAGACATGGCTGATGTCGCTTGGAAGTTGGTTGCTACCAATATGAGCGATCTTGCGGCCAAGGGCGCGACGCCAGTTGGCGCGTTACTCGGCCATATGCTCGGCGGCGACGATGATCGTTTTGTTGACGGATTACGGGAGGCGCTGGCTCATTATAATTGCCCGCTGCTTGGCGGTGATACGGTATCTGGCGGATCGCCGCATAGTTTCGGACTGACGGCAATCGGGCGGGCTACGCACTCGCCGGTGCCATCCCGCGCGGATGCCAAACCCGGTGACGGCCTTTATTTACTAGGCACGGTCGGCGGCGCGATGATGGGGTTTGAGGCTCTGCGCGGTGGACTAGAAACAGATACGAGCGCGTACCGCCGGCCGGTTGCTTTGCTCAGCGAAGGACAAGCCCTTGCCCCGCATGTGAGTGCGATGATGGATGTGTCGGACGGCCTGCTGCTCGATGCCAGCCGCATGGCCCGGGCCAGCGGCGTCTCGCTTGAAATAAACCGCGAGCGCGTGCCGCTTGGCTGCTCTGCTACCCGCCGCGACGATGCGCTGCGCTGGGGTGATGACTATGCGCTGCTCTTCACCGCATCGGGCGAGTTACCCGATTTAGGTGCAACAAAGATCGGGTATGTGGTGGAGGCAGCAGACGCGCCCATCCTGCTCGACGGCGAAATGCTAAGCGAAGACGACGGCTTAGGCTATCAGCACGGCTAAAGCGCCGAACAATCCACGCCGCGCTTTTCCAGCACCGGCTTCAGCGCGAAATATGCGTCTTTCGTCTTGTGGTTCGGAATGCCGGGATAGAGGTGGTGGATCAGATGCGTTTGCATCCCCATGCTCATCACATGGCCCAACCGGCTTTTGAAAATGTTCGCACTGTTATAGCGGCCGGTGTTGCCAGCGCGCGGATGATGCGGCGCCCAGCTTAGGTAAAAGCGGATGTAGCTAAGGCCAATATGACGCGGCAGCCACCACAGCAGCGCCGCCTCGATTGCGTAACCCGTCCACGCCATCGTGAACAATGTCGCCATGAAGAATAGCTGTAGCTTCAGCGTGTCCTTCAGCGCCTTGTCAGCCTCTGGTGTGCCCATTTCGGCCAAGATACGTTTGTAGTGATGGATCGAGCCATCGACGCGTGGTTGCCGGTTGTACCAAGTCTTGTAGATCGCCATCCACCAGTTGGGCGCTTCGTCCGTGTAATCGGAATCCTTGTCTGGATCATTGACGTGATAGTGATGCTCGAGATGCATCATCCGCGCCATGCTGAATGGGAAAACGATAGGGATGGTCGAGACTTTGCCGGTCCATTCATTGAGCCAGCGCCGCTTGTCACCCTGACGCGCAATATTGGAATGCATCGCTTCGTGGCTGGTCACATAGCCGCCAGTTGCCAATACACATGAAATTACAAAGGCTACCGCAAGCGGGAAGCCAAAGAACATCGTCAGCGGGAAAAAGCTGAGCCACAGCGCGAAACCTGCGAAGGCAGCCACGGGATAATACCACATCGGACCGCCGTGAAATTCCTTGGCGATCACGCGTTCCTGCTTCAGCAAGTCAACGCGGGTATATTTATCAAGCTCGTCCGATCCATTGAGCGGGATGGCAGGAGCATCAACTGCCGGAATATCAAAGGCTTCGTCGGCATCGCCCGGATGGCTACGGATCGTACGGTCGATTGGCCCAGAAACTTTGTCCGTCATAGCCAGCGGCCCCGGATATTTGCGATCAAGCCCCATGTTCCGCCGAAGATCAGGCCGAAGACAATGTGGCTCATACCCAGCGGCGCGGCGACATCAAACGATGCCATAATCTGCGCGGTGAGCGGGGCGATAAAGCCGATCCCGAACAGGAACGGCATGATTGCGAATAGCTTGCGGACTGCGATTTCCATGTCGTTAAGATAATGGAAACCATAATTTCCCGCAATGGCTGTTGTTTCGGGCCAAAACGGCCACCTGTCCCAAGATCGGGCAAAACTGGGTCCATAGGGGCTTGCACCGGACAAAGCCTGCCTTATACCGTCGCCTTTCCCGGGCTACCGCAAAGCGGAGCCTCTTCAGTTTGAACCTCAGGGAGGGGTCTGCCACGTGAACTTCGTAATCATAGCCATCGTGCTTGGTCTCGTTGCCGTATTATACGGTATCGTAACCAGCCGTCAGGTGCTCGGCGCGAGTGCCGGCAACGAGAAAATGCAATCCATCGCCGGTGCAATTCAAGAGGGCGCACAAGCCTATCTTAAGCGCCAATATACCGCCATCGCCATTGTTGGCGTCGCTGTTGCGGTCATCCTGGCCATCTTCCTAGGCCCTGTTTTGGTCGCTGGCTTTGTCGTAGGCGCAATCCTGTCAGGCATTGCCGGGTTCATCGGGATGAACATCTCGGTTCGCTCGAACGTCCGCACGGCAGCTGCTGCACAGACCGGATTGCAAGAAGGCCTCACCGTCGCATTCCGCGCCGGTGCAGTTACCGGCATGCTGGTAGCTGGCCTCGCGCTCCTCGCCATTTCCGTGATCTTCTACGTGCTGATCGGCCCAATGGGGCTGGAGCTGACGGATGTGGCGGACAAGCGCGAGATCATCGACGCCCTCGTAGGCCTCGCCTTCGGTGCTTCACTGATTTCGATCTTCGCTCGCCTCGGCGGCGGTATCTTCACCAAGGCTGCCGACGTTGGCGCCGATCTGGTCGGTAAGGTCGAAGCCGGCATCCCAGAGGATGATCCACGCAACCCAGCCACCATCGCTGACAATGTCGGCGATAACGTCGGCGATTGCGCCGGTATGGCTGCCGATCTGTTCGAGACTTATGTTGTAACCGTTGGTGCCACCATGGTGCTGACCGCCCTGCTCTTCACTGGCCTCGCCAGCGCAGAACTGATGGCGCTGATGAGCCTGCCGCTGCTGGTTGGCGGTGTCTGCATCATCACCTCGATCATCGGGACTTACATGGTTCGTCTGGGCAAATCGAACAACATCATGGGTGCTCTCTATAAGGGCTTCATTACCACAACGGTGCTGTCGATCCCGGCGATTTACTGGGCCACAAGCTACACCATCGGCATGGACGCACAGTTCACTGTTGGCGATCAGAGCTTTACCGGCATGAGCCTGTTCTGGTCGATGATGGTTGGCCTGGCTGTTACCGGCCTGATTATCTGGATCACCGAGTATTACACAGGCACGGAATACCGTCCGGTCCGCTCGATCGCTAAGGCTTCGGAAACGGGCCATGGCACCAACGTGATTCAGGGTCTGGCAATCAGCCTTGAATCAACCGCGCTGCCAACTTTGGTCATCGTGGTCGGTATCATCGTGACGTATCAGCTCGCTGGCCTGATGGGCATTGCCTTCGCGGCAACCGCCATGTTGGCGTTGGCTGGTATGGTCGTCGCGCTTGACGCTTACGGCCCCGTAACGGACAATGCTGGCGGTATCGCTGAAATGGCCGAAATGGATGAGAGCGTTCGTGAAAAGACGGATGCCCTCGACGCTGTTGGCAACACCACAAAGGCTGTGACCAAGGGTTATGCCATCGGTTCGGCAGGTCTTGCCGCTCTGGTGCTGTTCTCCGCCTACACTGCCGATCTCAAGGAATTCTTCCCGAATGTTGAAGTCAACTTCAGCCTCGAGAATCCTTATGTGATCGTTGGCCTGCTGCTCGGCGCCTTGCTGCCATATCTGTTCGGCGCAATGGGTATGACAGCGGTTGGCCGTGCAGCTGGTGACGTTGTGAAAGACGTCCGTGCACAGTTCGCTGCGGATAAGGGCATTATGGCCGGCACCAGCCGTCCAGACTACGCCCGCACCGTGGATCTCGTGACCAAGGCCGCGATCAAGGAAATGATCGTTCCGTCGATGCTGCCGGTTCTGGCACCTATCGTCGTCTACTTCCTGATCACCATGGTCGCGGGGCAAGCTGAAGGCTTCGCAGCGCTGGGCGCTCTGCTCCTTGGCGTGATCGTCTCGGGTATCTTCGTGGCACTTTCCATGACCGCCGGTGGCGGCGCGTGGGACAATGCCAAGAAATATATCGAAGATGGCAATCATGGCGGCAAGGGTTCAGAAGCCCATAAGGCTGCTGTGACCGGCGACACGGTTGGCGATCCTTACAAGGATACTGCCGGCCCAGCCGTCAATCCGATGATCAAGATCACCAATATCGTGGCCTTGCTACTTCTCGCAGCACTTGCTGCGGTATAGGCGAAGCCATCGATACCACCCGCCACCGGGTGAAGAGAGCCCCGTCCAGAGCAATCTGGGCGGGGTTTTTGTTTGCGCCGACTACATGCAAGCTCCGCCGAAACGTTAAACTTTCC comes from Altererythrobacter sp. ZODW24 and encodes:
- a CDS encoding SDR family NAD(P)-dependent oxidoreductase, which codes for MSFNEQTIWITGTSSGIGRALARNFAASGAKLILSGRDAARLQEVADEVTAETLILPFEVRDEAARTAAAEKAVAWTGNVDVFVNNAGISQRSQAINTPMKVYHDIMDIDLLAPIALTQALLPHMVERGSGKLIFMSSIAGKVGVPMRTAYCAAKHGLIGYADALRGELSNKGVDVHVIAPGSVATDVARNALNAAGEKRGVSDRAIDNGIPVDEAAAEIITGVEAGQREIIVARGFELAMGEMRRTQDQLFDQIAGMVAEGYIEKMEAQD
- a CDS encoding alpha/beta hydrolase, with protein sequence METPQTRVNLASGIELDVLDVGPKDAPVLIFLHGFPESHRTWRHQIAHFSDHFRCIAPDQRGYRGSSAPQDAESYTPDKLIGDVFQMADALGVDKFTIVGHDWGGAIAWGTALAGQMMGRVTRAIIANAPHPVIFSNLLYTNKNQREASQYMRAFRDPAHDALVRDHGLTALLQKVVKWDRSDAMEPEERAALLEDWSKPGTGAAMLNWYRGTPLVVPPADAPYELPADYTPPQVPKLSLPTLVIWAMDDLALPAKNLDGLEQFVEDLTLVKVPGCGHFVPWEAPEKFNAAMETFLAS
- a CDS encoding DUF2332 domain-containing protein, whose protein sequence is MAQDLMQMKDVAAGIRWQAEHAAKAGAECTARVVLAQLRVVEGDTATGTRMREWPGNVIEDALPLRLAGGLHNLLLTDTDRSLRTVYSGEIIDQDQVDNIVSAMVQRHDERLLPWLDGPPQTNEAGRSASIMAGLMWLWGKVGPRFELNELGSSAGVNTMMERFGFDLGGVKAGVAGSPMQIKPEWEGPPPPDNPVEIVSIQGCDLTPIDLSQPEMGLRLKSYVWPEVTERIGRIDAAIGFAQDKRPDVVKMDAGAWVAKRLSEPQEAGVTRVLFHSIVWQYIPAEIRAEIEAAMEAAGAKATAERPLAWLTLETNRATFRHELHVRYWPSGGEAKLLGCAHPHGAWVDWFGV
- the hisG gene encoding ATP phosphoribosyltransferase; amino-acid sequence: MADNSLSQLTFAIPKGRILEEALPVMARAGVVPEEAFHDKGNRALSFATTRTDMRLIRVRAFDVATFVAHGAAHVGIVGSDVIEEFDYSELYGPVDLDIGHCRLCVAEPAEGRGDDGNASHMRVATKYPHLTQRYFEQQGIQAECVKLNGAMELAPGLGLASRIVDLVSTGKTMRDNGLVETATIIPVSARLIVNRAALKTDPRVAELVEAFRAETAKQDAA
- the hisD gene encoding histidinol dehydrogenase — its product is MRLLKSTDADFERDFARIVSDRRETDGDVSREVATILNKVRATGDAALVEFSARFDKHRLSTDDDWQISAEACREAFEGLDAELRDALTLAADRIRAYHADQLPKDRDWTDDAGLRLGATWRAVDAAGLYVPGGRASYPSSLLMNAIPARVAGVERLVVVTPTPKGAINPLVLAAAHLAGVDEIWRIGGAHAVGALAYGTERINAVDVITGPGNAWVAEAKRQLFGVVGIDMVAGPSEILVIADNQNDPDWIAADLLSQAEHDPVAQSILITDDAAFAQQVEDRIDVQCSMLATQKVARESWDKYGAVIIVGDLAAEAPRLANMLAAEHVELAIDDAEVMAKEIRHAGSIFLGRNTPEAVGDYVAGPNHVLPTGRRARFASGLSVLDFMKRTSFIRCDAEGLAKVGPAAARLALAEGLPAHAKSIELRLK
- the nusB gene encoding transcription antitermination factor NusB, which translates into the protein MNQTPPRSQARSAARLAAVQALYQWHMEGTSLAKLLDEFHQHRLGAEIEDDQYAEAETDFFDDLVQGTVRRQEEIDTLLEDRLADGWSIKRLDKTMLQILRAGAYELLARQDVPKRSAISEYVDVAHAFFDEREAKFVNGILDAIAKAVR
- the thiL gene encoding thiamine-phosphate kinase, whose amino-acid sequence is MSGELDFIAALRGIATHPAARGLTDDAAVLKVGGETLVLTHDMMVEGVHFLSTQDMADVAWKLVATNMSDLAAKGATPVGALLGHMLGGDDDRFVDGLREALAHYNCPLLGGDTVSGGSPHSFGLTAIGRATHSPVPSRADAKPGDGLYLLGTVGGAMMGFEALRGGLETDTSAYRRPVALLSEGQALAPHVSAMMDVSDGLLLDASRMARASGVSLEINRERVPLGCSATRRDDALRWGDDYALLFTASGELPDLGATKIGYVVEAADAPILLDGEMLSEDDGLGYQHG
- a CDS encoding fatty acid desaturase; its protein translation is MTDKVSGPIDRTIRSHPGDADEAFDIPAVDAPAIPLNGSDELDKYTRVDLLKQERVIAKEFHGGPMWYYPVAAFAGFALWLSFFPLTMFFGFPLAVAFVISCVLATGGYVTSHEAMHSNIARQGDKRRWLNEWTGKVSTIPIVFPFSMARMMHLEHHYHVNDPDKDSDYTDEAPNWWMAIYKTWYNRQPRVDGSIHHYKRILAEMGTPEADKALKDTLKLQLFFMATLFTMAWTGYAIEAALLWWLPRHIGLSYIRFYLSWAPHHPRAGNTGRYNSANIFKSRLGHVMSMGMQTHLIHHLYPGIPNHKTKDAYFALKPVLEKRGVDCSAL
- a CDS encoding sodium-translocating pyrophosphatase is translated as MNFVIIAIVLGLVAVLYGIVTSRQVLGASAGNEKMQSIAGAIQEGAQAYLKRQYTAIAIVGVAVAVILAIFLGPVLVAGFVVGAILSGIAGFIGMNISVRSNVRTAAAAQTGLQEGLTVAFRAGAVTGMLVAGLALLAISVIFYVLIGPMGLELTDVADKREIIDALVGLAFGASLISIFARLGGGIFTKAADVGADLVGKVEAGIPEDDPRNPATIADNVGDNVGDCAGMAADLFETYVVTVGATMVLTALLFTGLASAELMALMSLPLLVGGVCIITSIIGTYMVRLGKSNNIMGALYKGFITTTVLSIPAIYWATSYTIGMDAQFTVGDQSFTGMSLFWSMMVGLAVTGLIIWITEYYTGTEYRPVRSIAKASETGHGTNVIQGLAISLESTALPTLVIVVGIIVTYQLAGLMGIAFAATAMLALAGMVVALDAYGPVTDNAGGIAEMAEMDESVREKTDALDAVGNTTKAVTKGYAIGSAGLAALVLFSAYTADLKEFFPNVEVNFSLENPYVIVGLLLGALLPYLFGAMGMTAVGRAAGDVVKDVRAQFAADKGIMAGTSRPDYARTVDLVTKAAIKEMIVPSMLPVLAPIVVYFLITMVAGQAEGFAALGALLLGVIVSGIFVALSMTAGGGAWDNAKKYIEDGNHGGKGSEAHKAAVTGDTVGDPYKDTAGPAVNPMIKITNIVALLLLAALAAV